Proteins co-encoded in one Schaalia radingae genomic window:
- a CDS encoding peroxiredoxin, which yields MAELKVGDKAPEFTLDSTHGTVSLTDMLARAARGVVVYFYPRASTPGCTTEACDFRDSLASLQGAGYEVVGISKDDMAALEKFEANQLLTFPLLSDPEGTVIDAYGAFGEKMSFGRKILGPKRCTFVVNPDGTIALAQYGVRASGHVKRLRRELGID from the coding sequence ATGGCTGAACTGAAGGTGGGGGACAAGGCTCCTGAATTCACTTTGGATTCCACGCACGGCACTGTGTCACTGACTGACATGCTGGCTCGTGCTGCACGCGGCGTGGTGGTGTACTTCTACCCGCGTGCGTCCACGCCCGGATGCACTACCGAGGCGTGCGATTTTCGTGACTCGCTGGCCTCGCTGCAGGGGGCAGGCTATGAGGTTGTCGGAATCAGCAAGGATGACATGGCGGCGCTGGAAAAGTTCGAGGCAAACCAGTTACTGACATTTCCGCTGCTGTCAGATCCGGAAGGCACCGTGATCGACGCCTATGGGGCCTTTGGCGAAAAGATGAGTTTCGGCCGCAAAATTCTGGGACCAAAACGTTGCACATTTGTCGTCAACCCTGACGGCACGATTGCCCTTGCACAATATGGCGTCAGGGCTTCAGGTCACGTCAAGCGTCTGCGCAGGGAACTCGGCATCGACTGA
- a CDS encoding metal-dependent transcriptional regulator: MEHHDDLRDVPITQMTQDYLKTIYSAGEWSGAGVSVNDLAARMGVVASTASENVKRLKDQGLVEHEPYHKVHLTEKGRAIAVGVVRRHRLLETYLYEKLDFEWDEVHREAEILEHAVSETLLEHLDRALGFPMRDPHGDPIPAPDGTRLAPGMMPLSDVVEGTDTVIVRISDGHPQMLRDLASRGIALDARITVVRRSPALGTLTLDVRESGEERAHTVEIGDVAADAIFVATDPDDLHVEQ, translated from the coding sequence ATGGAACACCACGACGATCTGCGTGACGTGCCCATCACGCAAATGACGCAGGACTACTTGAAGACTATTTACTCCGCAGGGGAGTGGAGTGGTGCCGGAGTATCGGTGAACGATCTTGCCGCCAGAATGGGGGTCGTCGCATCAACGGCATCTGAAAACGTCAAAAGGCTCAAAGACCAGGGGTTGGTTGAACATGAGCCATACCACAAGGTTCACCTGACCGAAAAGGGCCGCGCAATAGCAGTAGGTGTGGTGCGTCGCCACCGCCTCCTCGAAACATACCTGTACGAAAAGCTCGACTTTGAGTGGGACGAAGTTCACCGAGAAGCAGAAATCCTTGAACATGCGGTCTCCGAGACGCTGCTTGAGCACCTCGACCGTGCGCTTGGTTTCCCGATGCGCGACCCACATGGCGACCCGATTCCGGCTCCTGACGGCACTCGCCTGGCTCCCGGTATGATGCCGCTGTCTGACGTTGTCGAAGGAACTGACACGGTCATCGTGCGAATCTCAGATGGCCATCCGCAGATGCTGCGCGATCTGGCCAGCAGGGGGATCGCCCTGGATGCCCGTATCACGGTGGTGCGCCGCTCACCTGCGCTGGGAACACTCACACTTGACGTGCGTGAATCTGGTGAAGAGCGCGCGCATACCGTCGAAATCGGTGACGTGGCCGCAGATGCCATTTTCGTAGCCACCGACCCGGATGATCTTCACGTCGAACAGTAA
- a CDS encoding HIT family protein, which translates to MSTAFENIIDGTWSGRFAWADDVCVVFATIEPIRAGHMLVVPRHPYPSWTDAPVEVAEHLMRVAHIIGRAQIEAFDVERAGLIIAGFEVPHTHLHVVPMKSEADIAFANAAQASDDALDDATTRVREALVGLGYEANVPPSMGSASLS; encoded by the coding sequence ATGAGTACAGCATTTGAGAACATCATTGATGGAACATGGTCGGGACGCTTCGCATGGGCTGACGACGTTTGTGTTGTTTTTGCCACCATTGAGCCGATCCGCGCTGGTCACATGCTGGTGGTGCCGCGCCACCCTTACCCGTCGTGGACGGACGCGCCGGTGGAGGTTGCCGAGCACCTGATGCGCGTGGCTCACATCATTGGGCGAGCACAGATCGAAGCCTTCGACGTGGAACGAGCCGGCCTGATCATTGCCGGTTTTGAGGTACCTCACACCCATCTGCATGTGGTCCCCATGAAGTCGGAAGCAGATATTGCATTCGCCAATGCTGCTCAGGCTAGTGATGATGCCCTCGACGATGCTACGACGAGGGTGCGTGAGGCACTGGTGGGCCTGGGGTACGAGGCGAACGTGCCGCCGTCGATGGGGTCAGCTTCCCTGAGCTAG
- a CDS encoding Imm61 family immunity protein gives MTLTSLDEPFFEELSKLAESSDALFMRNVFHPRSISISHAGDPVYHVAQLEDGQFAYGESTRNEDIQFTFFSPDLDLVTRWFIYQAGESFRWAQRDYPSMYIPCYTYEQRPGYSLVEINKFDYTLQTPDRGILPMLMSDTLTNDYSRTVEFSYVCDIPVRDLLDSFLDPDGHPALEAFVVEE, from the coding sequence TTGACGCTCACGAGTCTTGATGAGCCGTTTTTCGAGGAGCTGTCGAAGCTGGCGGAAAGTTCAGACGCTCTTTTCATGCGCAATGTGTTCCATCCTCGTTCGATCAGTATCAGTCATGCTGGGGATCCGGTCTATCACGTGGCTCAGCTTGAGGATGGGCAGTTCGCATACGGAGAAAGTACGCGAAACGAGGATATCCAATTTACGTTCTTTTCCCCGGATCTTGACCTGGTGACACGCTGGTTCATCTACCAGGCGGGCGAATCATTCCGCTGGGCGCAACGCGACTACCCATCCATGTACATTCCCTGCTACACCTACGAACAGCGCCCTGGTTATTCCCTCGTGGAAATCAACAAATTTGACTACACGCTTCAGACACCCGACCGCGGAATCCTTCCCATGCTCATGAGCGATACGTTGACCAATGACTACTCGCGTACGGTGGAGTTCTCCTATGTCTGTGATATTCCGGTTCGGGATCTTCTTGACTCTTTTCTGGATCCTGATGGTCATCCAGCCCTCGAAGCATTCGTTGTCGAGGAATAG
- a CDS encoding leucine--tRNA ligase: MSQNQGSEPEFRYTAQMANAIEDKWHKQWDDRGTFNADNPTGDLEGPLAQLTPYFLLDMFPYPSGKGLHVGHPLGYIATDTIARFQRMRGFNVLYTMGFDAFGLPAEQYAIQTGQHPRITTYDNIANMRRQLARLGLSHDKRRSFATTDDLFVRWTQWIFLKIFNAWYDTEATNPAGTKGCARPISELEDEFRSGTRPIATSEGEETFDKAWDDLTAVEQARVLDSYRLAYINEAPVNWAPGLGTVLANEEVTAEGRSERGNFPVFTKRMRQWMMRITAYADRLDADLDTVNWPDKVRSMQHHWIGRSTGARVTFDADGTRLDVFTTRPDTLFGATFMVVAPEHPLLGDEGDAADLNVPAEWPDGTREAWTGGYATPATAVKAYRERAARMTDAERTAEAGEKTGVFSGRFATNPVNGTSIPIFVADYVLMGYGTGAIMAVPAHDQRDFDFARRFDLDIITTITPPEDFDRDEAAWVGDGVITNSANEEVDLNGLGKEAAIERITQWLEERGLGKKTVTYRLRDWLFSRQRYWGEPFPVVYSADGRVHALPDEMLPVTLPEIDDFSPRTFDENDAASEPEAPLGRATDWLDVELDLGEGKQTYRRDTNTMPNWAGSCAYEIRYGDPNNTEHFADPVNEQYWMGPRNPGESGGADLYVGGVEHAVLHLLYARFWQKILFDLGYVSASEPFHRLFNQGYIQAYAYTDSRGAYVPADEVTGDEESGFTWKGEPVTQEYGKMGKSLKNVVTPDEFAQDYGADTLRVYEMSMGPLDISRPWETRAVVGSQRFLQRLWRNVLDEETGEVTVSDESADLATRKLLARTIADVTVEFENLRINTAIARMIVLNNHITSMDAVPREIIEPLVLMVSPVAPHIAEELWHKLGHGESLAREPFPVVEDESLLEEETITAIVQVNGKVRARLDVSPSIDEDDLRTRALDLEPIRAILDGREPLKVIVRAPKLVNLVLPKN, encoded by the coding sequence ATGAGCCAGAATCAAGGTTCGGAGCCGGAATTCCGCTACACCGCACAGATGGCCAACGCCATCGAAGACAAGTGGCACAAGCAGTGGGATGACCGTGGCACATTCAATGCCGATAACCCAACCGGAGACCTTGAAGGGCCACTGGCGCAACTGACCCCTTACTTCCTGCTCGACATGTTCCCCTACCCGTCAGGCAAAGGCCTGCACGTTGGACACCCACTGGGCTATATCGCCACTGACACGATCGCACGTTTCCAGCGCATGCGCGGCTTTAACGTGCTGTACACGATGGGATTCGACGCATTCGGTCTTCCCGCTGAACAGTACGCCATCCAGACCGGCCAACATCCGCGCATCACGACATACGACAACATTGCGAATATGCGTCGCCAACTGGCGCGCCTGGGACTGTCGCACGACAAGCGCCGCTCATTTGCTACAACCGATGACCTGTTTGTGCGTTGGACGCAGTGGATCTTCCTGAAGATCTTCAACGCGTGGTATGACACTGAAGCGACGAACCCGGCCGGCACGAAAGGCTGCGCCCGTCCGATCAGCGAACTGGAAGACGAATTCCGCTCCGGCACGCGCCCGATCGCCACATCTGAGGGCGAGGAAACATTCGACAAGGCGTGGGACGATCTGACAGCGGTCGAACAGGCCCGCGTGCTCGATTCCTACCGCCTGGCCTATATCAACGAGGCGCCCGTGAACTGGGCTCCCGGCCTGGGCACCGTGCTCGCCAACGAGGAAGTCACCGCCGAGGGACGCTCCGAGCGCGGCAATTTCCCAGTCTTTACCAAGCGCATGCGCCAATGGATGATGCGAATCACCGCCTACGCTGACCGCCTGGACGCTGACCTGGACACAGTGAACTGGCCGGACAAGGTGCGCTCAATGCAGCATCACTGGATTGGCCGCTCCACCGGCGCGCGCGTCACATTTGACGCTGACGGCACGCGGCTCGATGTGTTCACCACCCGCCCTGACACGCTTTTTGGCGCAACATTCATGGTCGTTGCCCCCGAACACCCCCTGCTCGGGGACGAGGGCGACGCTGCTGACCTGAACGTGCCTGCTGAGTGGCCCGATGGAACACGCGAAGCGTGGACAGGTGGATACGCCACACCAGCTACGGCTGTGAAAGCCTACCGTGAACGCGCTGCACGCATGACGGATGCGGAGCGAACCGCCGAAGCAGGAGAGAAGACAGGCGTGTTCTCCGGGCGTTTCGCCACCAACCCTGTTAACGGCACGAGCATCCCGATTTTTGTGGCCGACTATGTCCTGATGGGATACGGCACCGGCGCGATTATGGCTGTGCCCGCGCACGACCAGCGTGACTTTGACTTCGCACGTCGTTTCGACCTGGACATCATCACCACGATCACCCCACCCGAAGACTTCGACCGCGACGAAGCCGCGTGGGTCGGTGACGGTGTCATCACCAACTCGGCCAATGAGGAAGTGGACCTCAACGGTCTGGGCAAGGAAGCAGCCATTGAGCGCATCACACAGTGGCTGGAAGAACGCGGCCTGGGCAAGAAAACCGTGACGTACCGCCTGCGTGACTGGCTGTTCTCACGTCAGCGCTACTGGGGTGAACCGTTCCCCGTGGTGTATTCGGCTGATGGCCGCGTGCACGCGCTGCCTGATGAGATGCTCCCCGTCACCCTGCCGGAAATTGATGACTTTTCGCCGCGCACATTCGATGAGAACGATGCTGCGTCTGAGCCGGAAGCACCGCTGGGTCGGGCAACGGACTGGTTGGACGTTGAACTGGATCTGGGTGAAGGCAAACAGACGTATCGTCGTGACACGAACACCATGCCGAACTGGGCTGGCTCGTGCGCTTACGAAATCCGTTACGGCGACCCGAATAACACCGAACATTTCGCTGATCCGGTCAATGAGCAGTACTGGATGGGGCCGCGCAACCCGGGCGAATCCGGCGGTGCAGACCTGTATGTCGGTGGCGTCGAACACGCCGTTTTGCACCTGCTGTATGCGCGTTTCTGGCAGAAGATCCTCTTCGACCTGGGATACGTCAGCGCATCTGAGCCGTTCCACCGGCTGTTCAACCAGGGCTACATCCAGGCCTACGCCTACACGGATTCACGCGGCGCATACGTGCCGGCCGATGAAGTGACGGGCGACGAGGAAAGCGGATTCACCTGGAAGGGTGAGCCCGTCACACAGGAATACGGCAAGATGGGCAAGTCCCTGAAGAACGTTGTCACACCTGACGAATTCGCTCAGGACTATGGCGCGGACACGCTGCGAGTGTATGAGATGTCGATGGGACCGCTGGATATTTCCCGCCCGTGGGAGACGCGAGCCGTCGTTGGATCTCAGCGCTTCCTGCAGCGCCTGTGGCGCAATGTCCTCGATGAAGAAACTGGTGAGGTCACTGTCAGTGACGAATCGGCCGATCTGGCCACGCGCAAACTGCTGGCCCGCACGATCGCGGATGTGACGGTTGAGTTCGAGAACCTGCGCATTAACACCGCCATTGCCCGCATGATCGTGTTGAATAACCACATCACGTCGATGGATGCGGTACCGCGCGAAATCATCGAACCCCTGGTGCTGATGGTCAGCCCTGTTGCGCCGCACATCGCTGAAGAACTGTGGCACAAACTGGGGCACGGTGAGTCGCTCGCACGTGAACCGTTCCCGGTCGTTGAGGACGAATCACTGCTCGAAGAAGAAACGATTACTGCGATCGTGCAGGTCAACGGCAAGGTTCGTGCCCGCCTCGATGTATCGCCCTCAATTGACGAGGACGATCTGCGCACTCGCGCGCTCGACCTGGAGCCGATCCGCGCCATCCTCGATGGACGTGAGCCGCTGAAAGTTATTGTGCGCGCACCTAAACTGGTGAACCTGGTTCTGCCGAAGAACTAG
- a CDS encoding TNT domain-containing protein, which produces MANPLVAQRQDSTSPLAGTFLLEDGEQLVGAFNSGSWVSGGMAAFAAVGDAASFIADPIGSLIAMGAGWVLEHVHPLDQWLDEFTGDADQVAAYAQTWGNINTQLSACSQQLAGYTRSDLSSMSGQTISAITVLEADLGKLIEQAGKWASAMGQALNVAATLVQIVHDLVRDALSEIIGKFASAIIEAVATAGLGIPAIAAQISTSVATMTSRISTTVHKVIDSVKNLKGLLGKLTELFRKFSDTLNRLLRKGADTPSTRINASAPHVDPAQYTEFSLHRSDATPHWDTSPAPFGKNAHGEPYPTYDAWASKNLNSRGVPNYRFQDTNGALPDSVVRHSSLQQIKEKYGRFVDRIGHPGGQFVASAPEGRHIPFEKRSMPPPKAHDRLYGYQLGELPRGYSVEEGTIAPALGFEDGGKQFIFLNERGEMVSIAECIEKGILLEWIH; this is translated from the coding sequence GTGGCTAATCCTTTGGTGGCGCAGCGTCAGGACTCGACCAGCCCGCTTGCCGGCACGTTTCTTCTTGAAGACGGCGAGCAGCTGGTTGGCGCGTTCAATTCAGGCAGCTGGGTCAGTGGCGGTATGGCTGCGTTCGCTGCTGTAGGTGATGCGGCCAGTTTTATCGCTGACCCGATCGGTTCGCTGATCGCGATGGGTGCCGGATGGGTGCTTGAGCATGTTCACCCTTTGGATCAGTGGCTCGATGAGTTCACTGGTGATGCGGATCAGGTTGCGGCCTATGCTCAGACGTGGGGCAACATTAACACTCAGCTGTCCGCGTGCTCCCAGCAGTTGGCCGGGTATACGCGCTCTGACCTGTCATCTATGAGCGGGCAAACCATCAGCGCGATCACCGTCTTGGAAGCCGACCTGGGCAAGCTGATTGAGCAGGCAGGCAAGTGGGCCAGCGCGATGGGGCAGGCTCTTAACGTCGCTGCCACGCTTGTTCAGATTGTTCACGACCTGGTGCGTGATGCTCTATCTGAAATCATCGGCAAGTTCGCATCCGCCATTATCGAAGCGGTTGCCACCGCTGGGCTGGGTATTCCCGCTATCGCGGCGCAAATATCCACCAGTGTTGCCACGATGACATCCAGGATCAGCACAACTGTTCACAAGGTCATTGATTCAGTTAAGAATCTTAAGGGGCTGCTCGGCAAGCTCACCGAGTTGTTCAGGAAGTTCTCTGACACCCTCAACAGGCTCCTCCGCAAAGGCGCAGACACACCCTCGACACGCATCAACGCTTCTGCCCCTCACGTAGACCCAGCTCAATATACCGAGTTTTCCTTGCATCGCTCCGACGCAACCCCCCATTGGGACACAAGCCCCGCACCATTTGGGAAGAACGCGCACGGAGAGCCGTATCCGACCTACGACGCGTGGGCTTCAAAGAATTTAAACTCGAGAGGTGTTCCGAATTATAGATTTCAAGATACAAACGGCGCCTTGCCTGACTCAGTTGTGCGCCATAGCAGCCTTCAACAAATCAAGGAAAAGTATGGACGATTCGTCGACCGGATCGGTCATCCAGGGGGACAATTCGTCGCATCGGCACCTGAAGGCCGTCATATTCCATTTGAAAAGCGATCAATGCCGCCTCCGAAAGCTCATGACCGTCTCTACGGTTATCAGCTGGGTGAACTGCCTCGTGGCTACTCTGTTGAAGAGGGTACAATCGCCCCCGCATTAGGATTTGAAGACGGAGGTAAGCAATTCATCTTCTTAAATGAACGAGGTGAAATGGTGTCAATTGCAGAGTGCATAGAGAAAGGAATTCTCCTCGAATGGATACACTGA
- a CDS encoding Fpg/Nei family DNA glycosylase — MPEGDVIHALTRTFDTLFVGRAVRVSSPQGRFAGGARLINGRIVTSVRAHGKHFFMQLSAPGPVREGHPDGTQVAYTDDLWLHVHLGLYGSWRLYGGESVEVPVSIGAPRLAGDSGTTDEYGRWTPPEPVGQVRVRIETDDAVADLSGPNRCEVITPDEQRQVLRRLGPDPLSPHALTRPDLERAFIDAIRSRSRTIGELVMDQSVIAGVGNIYRAESLFITGIHPRRRGNRVAEARLSLLWKTICPLMAHGLEVGRIETVSDEDAPEPPLEGDPEASRWYVYHRTGRPCLRCGTPVAEDLMATRRLFWCPSCQR, encoded by the coding sequence ATGCCTGAAGGCGACGTTATTCATGCTCTGACCCGCACGTTCGACACGCTGTTTGTCGGACGTGCGGTCCGGGTGTCATCGCCGCAGGGGCGCTTCGCCGGCGGAGCACGCCTGATCAACGGCAGGATAGTGACGTCGGTTCGTGCGCACGGCAAGCATTTCTTCATGCAGTTGAGCGCGCCCGGACCGGTACGCGAGGGACACCCCGACGGTACGCAGGTGGCATATACCGACGACCTGTGGCTGCATGTCCACCTGGGTCTGTATGGGTCGTGGCGTTTATATGGCGGTGAATCGGTGGAGGTTCCGGTATCGATCGGAGCTCCGCGGCTGGCTGGCGACAGCGGCACAACGGACGAGTACGGCCGATGGACTCCACCCGAGCCGGTTGGCCAGGTCAGGGTCCGCATCGAAACAGATGACGCGGTCGCCGACCTGTCAGGTCCCAATCGCTGCGAAGTCATCACACCTGATGAACAGCGCCAGGTGCTGCGGCGTCTGGGTCCCGATCCGCTTTCACCCCACGCGCTGACTCGTCCCGACCTGGAGCGCGCCTTCATCGATGCGATCCGCTCACGATCGCGCACCATCGGCGAACTGGTTATGGATCAGTCTGTGATTGCCGGCGTTGGGAACATTTACCGCGCAGAATCGCTCTTCATTACGGGGATTCATCCCAGACGCCGAGGCAACCGAGTGGCCGAGGCGCGCCTGAGCCTGCTGTGGAAAACGATCTGCCCACTCATGGCACACGGCCTTGAAGTGGGCAGAATCGAAACAGTGAGCGACGAGGATGCTCCGGAACCACCCCTTGAGGGTGATCCTGAAGCATCACGCTGGTATGTCTATCACCGCACCGGTAGGCCGTGCCTGCGTTGCGGCACTCCCGTTGCGGAGGATCTGATGGCTACGAGGCGTCTCTTCTGGTGTCCGAGCTGTCAGCGCTAG
- a CDS encoding YbaB/EbfC family nucleoid-associated protein codes for MSFQRRAEDTCGSGSSRDRIVTVHVDHSGHLDRIEFAAQVSTLSKSQLTSSVMEAYRAALSDVRTQMVAVASEIFGADSPTVRKLADQ; via the coding sequence GTGAGTTTTCAGCGCCGGGCTGAGGATACGTGTGGGAGTGGTTCGAGCCGTGATCGTATTGTCACGGTGCATGTGGATCACAGTGGTCATCTTGACAGGATTGAGTTCGCCGCCCAGGTGTCGACCTTGTCGAAAAGCCAGTTGACGTCCAGCGTGATGGAGGCGTACAGGGCAGCGTTGAGCGATGTGCGCACCCAGATGGTTGCTGTGGCCTCAGAGATCTTCGGTGCTGATTCGCCGACCGTGCGAAAGCTTGCGGACCAATGA
- a CDS encoding MFS transporter, whose protein sequence is MIWLAQLIAKTGNGLTPFALTIYAYQHTGLSTSVALITLAGFLPAVLLAPPAGVLADRFDRIRLMAIGNIICAVALGLVWATMRMASDNMEAREPADHTQQAGQTLLRVQGLTKTFSTTEPPTQVLRGIDLEAPRGQFVAVMGASGSGKSTLLYCMSGMDRPTGGSVELAGHELTELNDQQMSHVRLHEMGFVFQQAHFLKNFTIRDNIALPALKAAGRSGTRAAEERVDALMERFDIGAVADHEITQVSGGQLQRATICRALATQPSIVFADEPTGALNTSMTGEVLEALEEAHQDGTTIVMVTHDPVCAARADRIVYLRDGVIVDAIDSRKLDRRHEGDAADRDDYQAARTSELMRWLQSKGF, encoded by the coding sequence ACGGCTTGACACCGTTCGCTCTGACCATCTATGCCTACCAGCACACCGGCTTGAGCACGTCGGTCGCGCTGATCACGCTGGCAGGGTTCCTGCCCGCCGTCCTGTTGGCACCGCCCGCCGGAGTGCTTGCCGATCGATTTGACCGCATACGCCTGATGGCGATCGGCAATATTATCTGCGCCGTTGCACTTGGTCTGGTGTGGGCAACAATGCGCATGGCCTCAGACAACATGGAAGCGCGCGAACCTGCAGATCACACACAGCAGGCGGGGCAGACGCTGCTGCGCGTGCAGGGCCTGACGAAGACCTTTTCGACGACGGAGCCGCCCACGCAGGTGCTGCGAGGCATCGACCTGGAGGCGCCGCGCGGACAGTTCGTCGCCGTGATGGGTGCGTCAGGTTCAGGGAAGTCCACATTGTTGTATTGCATGAGCGGGATGGATCGACCCACCGGCGGTTCCGTCGAACTGGCAGGGCATGAGCTCACCGAGTTGAACGATCAGCAGATGAGCCACGTGCGCCTGCACGAGATGGGTTTCGTTTTCCAACAGGCGCACTTCCTGAAGAACTTTACGATTCGCGACAACATTGCGCTGCCCGCCTTGAAAGCTGCCGGACGGTCAGGGACGAGGGCGGCCGAGGAACGCGTCGACGCACTGATGGAGCGATTCGACATTGGTGCAGTAGCTGATCATGAGATCACCCAGGTATCCGGGGGACAGCTCCAGCGCGCCACCATCTGTCGCGCACTCGCCACCCAGCCATCGATCGTGTTCGCTGACGAGCCAACCGGTGCGCTGAACACCTCCATGACCGGTGAGGTGCTGGAGGCGCTTGAAGAAGCACATCAGGATGGCACCACCATTGTCATGGTGACACATGACCCGGTGTGCGCTGCGCGCGCGGACCGGATCGTCTACCTGCGTGACGGGGTGATCGTGGATGCCATTGACAGCAGGAAACTCGATAGGAGGCACGAGGGCGACGCGGCTGACCGGGATGATTACCAGGCGGCCAGGACAAGTGAATTGATGAGATGGCTGCAGTCCAAAGGATTCTAG